One Schistocerca nitens isolate TAMUIC-IGC-003100 chromosome 1, iqSchNite1.1, whole genome shotgun sequence DNA segment encodes these proteins:
- the LOC126237260 gene encoding uncharacterized protein LOC126237260 — MPYRCCVPNCRGNYDGGPKVTVFKFPEDEATRKKWLSRIRRHNFTPSSSSRVCHVHFHKDDVIWETQIVDERTGQLLRAPLLKPRLRPHAVPSLLPNCPSYLSKEESRREGPEEKKQRLENEQLAAALQYSLASQKDYENTFSFSSLEELMLRTKEVDLPNEWSVIEKHSDFVCFLKIIRNPAPLITHSVVIDSNLNVSLFKKDVQIKTLGKRSFPVIVTNIHEIVSVLQEFSDTDCGHSETSIDSIVEIVKDSLGVLKDSLQESEKEMVDFIYEQVSLINVKKFNHRFSSTFMILCCLLFSISSHAYNFLRSSSLMKMPHPSTLRRVCSKFNVNPSHERLGGSNFLSYARQKFQYLNSNDVNVVLSVDEIHLNSYLEYKGGSVLGMSYNSECAANSAFVFMLQSVTSLYRDVVHILPVKTISSNALYDVLLAIINGLELIGYRVFCVVTDNNKINSKTMSMFSLDKAVNIVFKHPSDPNRPLFFLIDAVHIVKCIRNVWLNQKNDGKDMFYPQFPVRKEVEENKFSVASFKTLKQIYDIDSSSLVKYCHTLSLKSLCPTSLEKQSMKLVLQIFNRHVSEGLEVASDKFDLRHAPSTAEYIRIITKWFDVMNVKSVFKGKHKQNPYMDPLTTDSVSMQFLLDFLDWLDVWKAKGLSSGFLTKETFFAIQHTTYAVVEIARYCTEELGMSYLLTAKLQTDVLERRFGKYRQLAGSQYNVSVTQVYEAEKKLRIQSVMPLVLCSPSYGNITVGAIKNFMFSEVEETDTLDIEVSVTQDDVLSVKDIATSLTFIAGYCAHAVIKKLKCESCLNEIVIEKELPINEHFSLIQRLDHGGLKYPSDTILNMIVYTYIVISKLLKEHERDFLACTNQRAIACAVALATLHENDFLLFDGVCCNGHSSQAIMKSVVWVGVNIFLNNYCKKVNGKKNSKNTQRKLQTLTT; from the exons ATGCCGTATCGTTGTTGTGTGCCGAATTGTAGAGGAAATTACGACGGTGGACCAAAAGTAACCGTGTTTAAATTTCCGGAGGATGAAGCAACGAGGAAGAAATGGTTGTCACGTATTCGCAGACATAACTTCACTCCTTCTTCAAGTTCAAGa gtatgtcatgttcacttccacaaggatgatgttatttgggaaacacaaattgtggatgaaaggactggtcagttattaagagccccccttctcaaaccacgtttgagaccacatgcagttccatcactactcccaaactgtccttcctacctttcaaaggaagaaagtagacgtgaagggccagaggagaaaaagcaaaggcttgaaaatgagcagttagctgcagcgttacaatatagtttagcatcacagaaggactatgaaaacactttcagcttcagttctttagaagagttgatgttgcgtacgaaggaagtggatttgcccaacgagtggagtgtgatcgaaaaacacagtgattttgtttgttttttaaagataataagaaatccagcaccattaatcacacattctgtcgttatagatagtaatttaaatgtttcattgtttaagaaagatgtacaaattaagacattaggaaaaagatcttttcctgtaattgtaaccaatatccatgaaattgtcagtgtactgcaggagttttcagacacagattgtgggcactcagaaacttctatagatagtattgtagagatagtgaaagacagtctaggagtgctgaaagacagtttacaggagagtgaaaaggagatggtagactttatatatgaacaagttagtctcataaatgtaaagaaatttaatcataggtttagttctacatttatgatactgtgttgtttgctattttccatttcatctcatgcttacaattttttacgtagcagctcattaatgaaaatgccacatccaagcactctgcgtagggtctgcagcaaatttaatgtgaatccatctcacgaaaggcttgggggaagtaatttcctgtcctatgcaagacagaaatttcaatacttgaacagcaatgatgtcaatgttgttttgagtgtagatgaaattcatctaaattcttatttggaatataaaggaggtagtgttttgggcatgtcatataactcggaatgtgctgcaaattcagcatttgtatttatgttgcagagtgtcacgtctttgtacagggatgttgttcacattttaccggtgaaaaccatttcatctaatgcattatacgatgtgctactggccataataaatggccttgaactaataggctatagggttttttgtgtggtaactgacaacaacaaaatcaatagcaaaaccatgtcaatgttttctctggataaagctgttaatatagtttttaaacatccatctgatcctaatcgcccacttttctttttaattgatgccgtacacattgttaaatgcataagaaatgtgtggctgaaccaaaaaaatgatggtaaagatatgttttatcctcagtttccagttagaaaagaagtggaagaaaataagttttctgtagcttcttttaaaacactgaaacagatttatgacatagattccagttctttagtaaaatattgtcacacattgtctctcaaatcactttgccctacatcattagaaaaacagagcatgaaactagtgctgcagatattcaatcgacatgtgtcagagggccttgaggtagctagtgataaatttgatttgagacatgcaccatcaacagcagaatacattcgaataataacaaaatggtttgatgtcatgaatgtgaaatcagtgtttaaagggaaacacaaacagaatccttatatggatccgttgacaactgatagcgtttctatgcaatttttgctagattttctagactggcttgatgtgtggaaagcaaagggtttgtcaagtgggtttctcacaaaagaaacattttttgctattcagcatacaacatatgccgtggtagagattgctcgatactgtactgaagagctaggtatgagctatttactgacagccaagctacaaacagatgtgcttgagcggcgttttggaaagtatagacagcttgcaggttcccaatacaatgtttcagtgacacaagtctatgaagcagaaaagaagcttcgaattcaaagtgtaatgcctttagttttatgttctccttcctatggcaatatcacagtaggggccataaaaaattttatgttttctgaagttgaagaaacagacacattagacatagaagtcagtgtaactcaagacgatgttctttcagtgaaagatattgcaacgtctttaactttcattgcaggctactgtgctcatgcagtgattaagaagctgaaatgtgagagttgccttaatgaaattgtgattgaaaaggagttgccaataaacgaacattttagtttgatacagagacttgatcatggaggactaaaatacccatcagacactattttaaatatgattgtctacacttatattgtcatcagcaaacttctcaaagaacatgaaagagattttcttgcctgtacgaatcaacgtgctattgcctgtgcagtagcacttgctactcttcacgaaaatgactttttattatttgatggggtatgctgcaatggacattcatcccaggcaataatgaaaagtgttgtttgggttggtgtcaatatatttttaaacaactactgtaaaaaggttaatggaaaaaaaaattcaaaaaacactcagcgaaaactgcaaactcttacaacataa